The nucleotide sequence AAGATCGTGTACTGGAAGAGATTCTTGAGGCGATCGGTTCTGACGAGGTAGACCTTGTAATTTCCGATATGGCCCCCAATATGAGTGGAGCACAGTCTATAGATCAGCCCAAGGCAATGTATCTGGTCGAGCTGGCACTTGATCTGGCCAGACAGGTGTTGCGTAAGAACGGTGTATTCCTTGCCAAGGTGTTTCAGGGTGAAGGCTTTGAGGAATATCTGAAGGATTTACGTTCTTCTTTTACGAAAGTGATTACCCGTAAGCCTGATGCTTCAAGGGCTCGTTCCCGGGAGGTTTATCTGCTGGCAAAAGGCTTCAAGGGTTAAACGTTAAGCATTTTGTAAGGACGTGTAATTACTTTTTTCTAT is from Endozoicomonas gorgoniicola and encodes:
- the rlmE gene encoding 23S rRNA (uridine(2552)-2'-O)-methyltransferase RlmE encodes the protein MTRSKSTSSSRCSRSKSSKRWLQEHFDDQYVKRSQEDGWRSRASYKLLEIHEKDKLFRPGMRVVDLGAAPGGWTQVAAEIIGDSGRIVASDILPMDPIAGATFVQGDFTEDRVLEEILEAIGSDEVDLVISDMAPNMSGAQSIDQPKAMYLVELALDLARQVLRKNGVFLAKVFQGEGFEEYLKDLRSSFTKVITRKPDASRARSREVYLLAKGFKG